GCAGAATGCGGATTTGGGAGCTGTCGTGCATGCCGCTCTCCCCTGGGGTTGCCGGGGTTGGGGACCAAGCGTCCCGGCTGTCGTCGGGGCTCACTTGGGGGCGCCCACCAGCGGCAGCTCCTGGGCGACCTTGAAGATCACCAGAAAGCGGGTGGCGTTCTCGTCCCCCGGGTACTGGCGCCGGCGCAGGGTCTGCAACAGCTCGCTGTCCTCCTCCTCGCGCGTTTTGGTCAGAAAAAAGCGCTTGCCCTGATAGCCGGGGCCGTCCTCCTTGAACAGGAATGCGGCGTGGGGGTTGGACTGCAGGTTGTGATGGGTCAGACGCTCCCGCATGATGAAGGCCCAGGAGCCGTCTTCCAGTATATGGGGCCGGGCGTAGATCGCGGCATCGACCTTGCCGTCGCTGTCGGCTGTGGAGAGGACCCCGAGGCCCTTGGTGTTCTCGAAGTAGTCTTTCAGGTTCATAGCAACCTCCTCTGAGTTTTGTTGACGGTCGGGCGGATTGAGCCGGGGTGCCGCGGGTGGCGTGATCCAGCCCAAACCCCGCTGCCGGCTAATGCCAGGCGCCGGGGGCAGCCTGTTGAAGTCACCGAACTATCAGTACCCGGCAGGCCGGTGTCAAGACCGGGGGCCGGGGGTTTTGCCGGCCGGCAGGCGGCAGGCCGCCTGCAGCTTGGGGGTGAAGCGCTGAGGGCCGGAGGTCACCGGGCGCCCCACCGCGGCCGCGATGGATTTCAGCATGCCGTTGAAAACCCACTGGTGAAATGGGTAGAGCGCGTACCAGTAGATAATCCCGAAGATGCCGCGGGGCATGAAGCGCGATAGAAAATGGAGCCACACCGCGCCCTCGCCGGCCGGGGTGATGCGGATCTCGAAAAGGGCCTCGCCGGGCAGCTTCATCTCCGCCAACAGCATCAGCCGCTGCTGCGGCTGGACCTCCAGGACCCGCCAAAAGTCCAGGGCATCCCCGACCCTGAGGTCGCTGGGGTGGCGGCGGCCCCGCCGCAGGCCGATGCCGCCGGCCAGGCGGTCCATCAGGCCGCGCAGGCGCCAGAGGGAATCGCCGAAATACCAGCCGGTGGCCCCGCCGATGCGGCTCACCGGCTGCCAGACCTCGGCAGCCGAGGCCAGCAGCCGCACCCGGTAGCCGCACTCCAGGATCGTCCCGCCGGCGTAGTGGGCGTCGCCGCAGGCCGCCCACTCGGGCGGGTGCAAGTTGCCGGCGTCGCTCCAGCAGGTTTCGACCATTTCCTGCCGCACCCGCTCCAGCGCCAGGCGGATGGCCGCCCGGCAGCCGATCAGATCCACCGGCACGATGTCGCGGATGCGGTGGTCCTCGCAGACGGTGGGGACGCTCAGCCCCTCGGTCAAGGGTTGGGCGATGGCTGCCGGCACCGGCGTCACCAGGTGGATCCAGCGGGCGCTCAGGCCGGGGGTGAGCACCGGGACGGGAATGATCAGACGGCGCTGCAGGCCGGCCTCCTCGGCGAAGATCTGGACCAGCTGGGCATAGTTGAGCACGTCGGGGCCGCCGATGTCGAAGGTTTCGCTGGCGGTTTGGGGGTACTCCAGGCACCCCTGCAGGTAGTCCAGCACGTTGCGGATGGCGATCGGCTGGGAGGGGGTAAATACCCAGCGGGGGGTGATCATCACCGGCAGGCGTTCGGTCAGGTAGCGCAGGATTTCAAACGAGGCGCTGCCCGAGCCCAGGATCATGGCGGCCCGCAGCACCGTCACCGGCACCGGCCCCGCAGCCAGGATCTCGCCCACCTCATGGCGCGACTTGAGGTGCCGGCTGATCCGTTCGTCCGCCAGGCTGCCCAGCCCGCCCAGGTAGATGATGCGCTTCAGGCCGCCTTCGGCCGCGGCGGCCACCATGTTGCGGGCGCCGCTGCGGTCGGCGTCGACGTAGCGCTTTTTCTGGGCCACCATGGAGTGGACCAGATAATAAGCCGCCCCGCAGCCCGCGGCGGCCGTTTTGAGGTCGGCCGGGTTGAGCACGTTCCCCTGGACCAGCGTCACCCGCGGGTGATGCCCCCAGGGGCGGCAGGCCATTTTTTCCAGCGAACGCCCCATCGCCCGGACGGTGTAGCCGGCATCCAGCAGACGGGGCACCAGGCGGCCGCCGACATAGCCGGTGGCGCCGGTGACCAGAACGGGTTTCGAAACCATTGGGGACTCCGGAAATTCGGCGCTCCGCCGTCGCCCGCCGCAAACCGACGGCCTTTGGGCGCCGCTTACGCCCTTACCGCCACCAGGGACATTCCCAGCTGGGTTTCAAGGGCTTTGATTTTCTCGAGCTGATCCTGGGAAACCTCAGCCGGCTTGAGCTCGCGGCAACTGAAGGCCAGCAGGGGCGTCCCCAGTTCCTTTTCCAGTTCGTTGATTCTGAGAAGCTCTTCTGATTTAAGGGCGGACAGGTTGCACATCATGGTGGCACCTCCTTCTCGGTTTAATGGTGTTGACCGTCAAAGACTATCTTGATCAAAAGACCGAGTGTTGGCAATGCCGGAGGGTTTGGGTTGAAATAATGGGTTAAACCTATTGTTTTGCCAGGGACATCAAATGGGCCCGCAAGTTGGCGCGCCGGTTGCTCAGCCCCAGTTTTTTGCGCAGGTTCTTGCGGTGGAAGTGCACCGTGGTCTCCGAGACGTTCAGCACCGCGGCGATCTCCTTGCTGGCCTTGCCGTCGCGCACCAGGCCGGCCACCTGGATTTCCTGGGGGGTGAGGAGAATACTGGCGGTGCTCAGGCGGGTCAGAAACGGCGAGACGATCTCCCCCAGACGGTCCTGGACGATCTGAAGGTAGGCCCGCCCCTTAGGCCCCAGGGGCATGCCGGCCAGTTTCTCCACAAACGGCAGTACCTGCTCTTTCAGGTTGGTGACGACCTTCTC
This is a stretch of genomic DNA from Desulfobacteraceae bacterium. It encodes these proteins:
- a CDS encoding pyridoxamine 5'-phosphate oxidase family protein, coding for MNLKDYFENTKGLGVLSTADSDGKVDAAIYARPHILEDGSWAFIMRERLTHHNLQSNPHAAFLFKEDGPGYQGKRFFLTKTREEEDSELLQTLRRRQYPGDENATRFLVIFKVAQELPLVGAPK
- a CDS encoding SDR family oxidoreductase, encoding MVSKPVLVTGATGYVGGRLVPRLLDAGYTVRAMGRSLEKMACRPWGHHPRVTLVQGNVLNPADLKTAAAGCGAAYYLVHSMVAQKKRYVDADRSGARNMVAAAAEGGLKRIIYLGGLGSLADERISRHLKSRHEVGEILAAGPVPVTVLRAAMILGSGSASFEILRYLTERLPVMITPRWVFTPSQPIAIRNVLDYLQGCLEYPQTASETFDIGGPDVLNYAQLVQIFAEEAGLQRRLIIPVPVLTPGLSARWIHLVTPVPAAIAQPLTEGLSVPTVCEDHRIRDIVPVDLIGCRAAIRLALERVRQEMVETCWSDAGNLHPPEWAACGDAHYAGGTILECGYRVRLLASAAEVWQPVSRIGGATGWYFGDSLWRLRGLMDRLAGGIGLRRGRRHPSDLRVGDALDFWRVLEVQPQQRLMLLAEMKLPGEALFEIRITPAGEGAVWLHFLSRFMPRGIFGIIYWYALYPFHQWVFNGMLKSIAAAVGRPVTSGPQRFTPKLQAACRLPAGKTPGPRS